In one Corallococcus silvisoli genomic region, the following are encoded:
- a CDS encoding MarR family winged helix-turn-helix transcriptional regulator: MSSLTRRAETFSALVLEVFQLNGLLLQAGDRLSAPAGLTSARWQVLGVIDHGPATVASVARTMGLARQSVQQTADALVSDGFVEYIENPHHQRAKCVSLTAAGRRALRKVEQAHATWADRMGASLAPSLLAAAVEAVREARLRLEKDLAEEGRDEA, from the coding sequence ATGTCGTCCCTGACCCGGAGAGCAGAGACCTTCAGCGCCCTGGTGCTGGAGGTGTTCCAGTTGAATGGGCTGTTGCTCCAGGCCGGAGATCGGCTGAGCGCTCCGGCCGGATTGACGAGCGCCCGCTGGCAGGTGTTGGGCGTCATTGATCACGGCCCCGCCACGGTGGCGTCGGTGGCGCGCACGATGGGGCTCGCGCGGCAGAGCGTGCAGCAGACGGCGGATGCGCTCGTGAGCGACGGGTTCGTGGAGTACATCGAGAACCCGCATCACCAGCGTGCGAAGTGCGTCTCGCTCACCGCAGCCGGACGCCGCGCCCTGCGCAAGGTCGAGCAGGCGCATGCCACATGGGCGGACCGGATGGGCGCGAGCCTTGCCCCGTCGCTCCTGGCCGCGGCGGTTGAAGCTGTCCGCGAAGCGCGCCTGCGGCTTGAGAAGGACCTGGCCGAGGAGGGGCGCGATGAAGCATGA
- a CDS encoding VOC family protein produces the protein MKHDASIPLLPCVELAPTLEFYALLGFEVTYQQRSPNPYAATRRGGAQVHFFGLKELEPLKAFSSCLIIVDEVEELHARFLAALRTAYGRTPIRGLPRMTRMKKGQTRFTLVDPSGNSLMFIRRDEPSGYGDDADASTTVLGKALKAARRLRDFKGDDAAAAKVLDVALKKGGAGTTLERARALAARAELAMVLGDTPGALARVRDVSALPLPEAEREVLRLELEAIQRLARPRE, from the coding sequence ATGAAGCATGACGCTTCCATCCCTCTGCTCCCCTGCGTGGAGCTCGCGCCGACGCTCGAGTTCTACGCCCTGCTGGGGTTCGAGGTGACGTACCAGCAGCGGTCTCCGAACCCCTACGCGGCGACGCGGCGGGGTGGCGCCCAGGTCCACTTCTTTGGCCTGAAGGAGTTGGAGCCGCTGAAGGCCTTCAGCAGCTGTCTGATCATCGTGGACGAGGTGGAGGAGTTGCACGCGCGCTTCCTGGCCGCGCTGCGGACGGCGTATGGCCGGACTCCCATCCGGGGCCTCCCGCGGATGACGCGCATGAAGAAGGGGCAGACGCGCTTCACGCTCGTCGACCCCTCCGGCAACTCCCTGATGTTCATCCGGAGGGACGAGCCGAGCGGCTACGGCGACGACGCGGATGCCTCGACCACCGTCCTCGGCAAGGCCCTCAAGGCCGCCCGGCGCCTGCGCGACTTCAAGGGAGATGACGCCGCGGCCGCGAAGGTCCTGGACGTCGCGCTGAAGAAGGGCGGCGCCGGGACGACGCTGGAGCGCGCGCGAGCTCTCGCGGCCCGGGCGGAGCTGGCCATGGTCCTGGGGGACACGCCTGGCGCCCTGGCGCGGGTGCGGGACGTCAGTGCCCTTCCGCTCCCGGAGGCGGAGCGCGAGGTGCTCCGCTTGGAGCTGGAGGCCATCCAGCGACTGGCCAGGCCGCGGGAGTAG
- a CDS encoding DUF3060 domain-containing protein, protein MNSKFGAAVFMMMACAFGPMTAVAQEDSEGSASIDVTGSGERATHECTPESTVEITGASNSVTLTGECKSVTVNGTGNKVKVEATRAISVTGSSNSVTYKRGHGKSKPKISRTGMDNKITQEK, encoded by the coding sequence ATGAACAGCAAGTTCGGGGCGGCAGTGTTCATGATGATGGCATGCGCCTTCGGCCCGATGACGGCCGTCGCGCAAGAGGACTCGGAGGGCTCGGCCAGCATCGATGTCACCGGCTCTGGCGAGCGCGCGACCCATGAATGTACGCCGGAGAGCACGGTGGAGATCACCGGCGCGTCCAACTCCGTGACGCTGACCGGCGAGTGCAAGAGCGTCACCGTGAACGGCACTGGCAACAAGGTGAAGGTGGAGGCCACCCGTGCCATCTCCGTGACGGGGAGCTCCAACTCCGTCACCTACAAGCGCGGCCACGGCAAGTCGAAGCCGAAGATCAGCCGCACCGGCATGGACAACAAGATCACGCAGGAGAAGTAG
- a CDS encoding SDR family oxidoreductase, with translation MATTQAPQGTTESWARRAPSLLGQTVVVIGGSAGIGLETGRLAKAEGAQVILTARNPERLQLAAKELDVQRTAAFDATDSAALERFFGALPAPIDHVLVTAGSPHYGRLLDMDLKEAQRDLDDHLMLAVQVARNAAPKMRPGGALLLMGGTGARRPAKGLGIVSATIAALPALAATMALELAPVRVNVIAAGFVDTPLSAALLGADLEKRRQQLRAILPIGRVVGPADVAALAVHLMTNTAITGAMYDIDGGQQFIS, from the coding sequence ATGGCAACCACACAAGCACCGCAGGGAACCACCGAGTCGTGGGCGAGGCGTGCGCCGAGCTTGCTCGGGCAGACGGTCGTCGTCATCGGCGGGAGCGCCGGCATCGGGCTCGAGACGGGGCGATTGGCGAAGGCGGAGGGCGCCCAGGTCATCCTGACCGCTCGGAATCCCGAACGCCTGCAGCTCGCCGCGAAGGAGCTCGACGTCCAGCGGACCGCCGCGTTCGACGCCACGGACTCAGCGGCGCTGGAGCGCTTTTTTGGAGCACTCCCGGCGCCCATCGACCATGTGTTGGTGACCGCGGGCTCTCCCCACTACGGACGCCTCCTCGACATGGATTTGAAGGAGGCACAGCGCGACCTCGACGATCACCTCATGCTGGCGGTGCAGGTCGCGCGCAATGCCGCCCCCAAGATGAGGCCTGGCGGCGCCCTGCTGCTCATGGGCGGCACGGGCGCCCGACGTCCGGCGAAGGGGCTGGGAATCGTCTCGGCGACGATCGCCGCGCTGCCGGCGCTCGCGGCCACGATGGCGCTCGAGCTCGCGCCTGTCCGGGTGAACGTGATCGCGGCTGGCTTTGTCGACACGCCGCTGTCCGCGGCACTGCTCGGGGCGGACCTCGAGAAGCGTCGCCAGCAGCTCCGAGCCATCTTGCCCATCGGCCGCGTCGTCGGCCCCGCGGATGTCGCCGCGCTGGCCGTCCACCTCATGACGAACACCGCCATCACGGGCGCGATGTACGACATTGACGGAGGCCAGCAGTTCATCAGCTAG